Proteins from a genomic interval of Narcine bancroftii isolate sNarBan1 chromosome 12, sNarBan1.hap1, whole genome shotgun sequence:
- the myg1 gene encoding MYG1 exonuclease isoform X1, translating to MAASIRSTCTKVPASNMVGGATARLPAIKMAAPPAVFDGRLPAAMMGVAGSDPRSCARCLPGFRPLVSAACSSWRFPPPPGPGSAPTTATSTATRRWPASSSDSCPSFRSFTETMSSLRSGSRHQTRLSSAGLVYFHFGNRVLAQSLGMELSDPALPTLLDKVYENFVEEIDAIDNGIPHCDGESRYVINTHLSARVANLNPLWNAAPQDPEAAFAMAMELVGGEFLDRLNYYHTSWLPARGLVKEAIQERREEDESGEIMVLKQGGCPWKEHLFELEKELKIEPPIKFILYMDLQGHWRVQCVPETPKSFRSRLPLPEDWRGLRDTDLSTRSRIAGCVFVHATGFIGGNISKEGALQMARNTLTQAGKVEGL from the exons ATGGCGGCGAGCATCCGCAGCACGTGCACAAAGGTGCCAGCATCAAATATGGTTGGAGGCGCCACAGCGCGGCTGCCAGCAATAAAGATGGCCGCACCACCAGCGGTGTTCGATGGGAGGTTGCCAGCAGCAATGATGGGGGTGGCCGGAAGTGATCCGCGATCCTGCGCGAGATGCCTGCCCGGCTTCCGGCCCTTGGTGTCCGCCGCCTGCTCCTCATGGCGGTTCCCGCCGCCTCCCGGCCCCGGATCGGCACCCACGACGGCAACTTCCACTGCGACGAGGCGCTGGCCTGCTTCCTCCTCCGACAGCTGCCCGAGTTTCAG GTCCTTCACTGAGACCATGTCTTCCCTGAGGTCTGGTTCCAGACACCAGACCCGGCTTAGCAGTGCAGGCCTGGTCTACTTTCACTTTGGGAACCGAGTCCTGGCTCAGTCCCTGGGAATGGAGCTCTCTGACCCTGCACTCCCCACTCTACTGGACAAG gtGTATGAGAACTTTGTTGAGGAGATCGATGCCATTGACAACGGGATCCCTCACTGCGATGGAGAGTCTCGATACGTCATCAACACTCACCTCAGTGCCCGTGTGGCCAACCTCAACCCCCTGTGGAATGCAGCCCCACAGGACCCCGAG GCTGCCTTCGCCATGGCCATGGAGTTGGTGGGGGGTGAGTTCCTGGACCGACTGAACTATTACCACACGTCCTGGCTGCCAGCACGAGGGCTGGTGAAAGAGGCCATCCAAGAGcggagggag GAGGATGAGAGTGGAGAGATCATGGTCCTGAAGCAAGGAGGGTGCCCGTGGAAGGAACATCTCTTCGAGCTCGAGAAAGAACTCAAAATCGAGCCACCCATCAAGTTTATATTGTACATGGATCTCCAGGGACACTGGCGTGTCCAGTGTGTTCCAGAAACACCAAAATCCTTCAGGAGCAG ACTACCGCTGCCAGAGGACTGGCGAGGGCTCAGGGATACCGACCTGTCCACCCGAAGCAGGATTGCAGGCTGCGTGTTTGTACACGCCACAGGTTTCATTGGGGGAAACATCAGCAAGGAGGGGGCTCTGCAGATGGCTCGCAACACCCTGACTCAGGCAGGCAAGGTGGAGGGGCTCTGA
- the myg1 gene encoding MYG1 exonuclease isoform X2: protein MPARLPALGVRRLLLMAVPAASRPRIGTHDGNFHCDEALACFLLRQLPEFQDAQIVRTREPEVLRECDVVVDVGGVYDPAIHRYDHHQRSFTETMSSLRSGSRHQTRLSSAGLVYFHFGNRVLAQSLGMELSDPALPTLLDKVYENFVEEIDAIDNGIPHCDGESRYVINTHLSARVANLNPLWNAAPQDPEAAFAMAMELVGGEFLDRLNYYHTSWLPARGLVKEAIQERREEDESGEIMVLKQGGCPWKEHLFELEKELKIEPPIKFILYMDLQGHWRVQCVPETPKSFRSRLPLPEDWRGLRDTDLSTRSRIAGCVFVHATGFIGGNISKEGALQMARNTLTQAGKVEGL, encoded by the exons ATGCCTGCCCGGCTTCCGGCCCTTGGTGTCCGCCGCCTGCTCCTCATGGCGGTTCCCGCCGCCTCCCGGCCCCGGATCGGCACCCACGACGGCAACTTCCACTGCGACGAGGCGCTGGCCTGCTTCCTCCTCCGACAGCTGCCCGAGTTTCAG GATGCACAGATAGTCCGTACGAGGGAGCCTGAGGTTTTGCGGGAGTGTGACGTGGTGGTGGATGTGGGAGGGGTGTATGACCCAGCTATTCATCGTTATGATCACCACCAAAG GTCCTTCACTGAGACCATGTCTTCCCTGAGGTCTGGTTCCAGACACCAGACCCGGCTTAGCAGTGCAGGCCTGGTCTACTTTCACTTTGGGAACCGAGTCCTGGCTCAGTCCCTGGGAATGGAGCTCTCTGACCCTGCACTCCCCACTCTACTGGACAAG gtGTATGAGAACTTTGTTGAGGAGATCGATGCCATTGACAACGGGATCCCTCACTGCGATGGAGAGTCTCGATACGTCATCAACACTCACCTCAGTGCCCGTGTGGCCAACCTCAACCCCCTGTGGAATGCAGCCCCACAGGACCCCGAG GCTGCCTTCGCCATGGCCATGGAGTTGGTGGGGGGTGAGTTCCTGGACCGACTGAACTATTACCACACGTCCTGGCTGCCAGCACGAGGGCTGGTGAAAGAGGCCATCCAAGAGcggagggag GAGGATGAGAGTGGAGAGATCATGGTCCTGAAGCAAGGAGGGTGCCCGTGGAAGGAACATCTCTTCGAGCTCGAGAAAGAACTCAAAATCGAGCCACCCATCAAGTTTATATTGTACATGGATCTCCAGGGACACTGGCGTGTCCAGTGTGTTCCAGAAACACCAAAATCCTTCAGGAGCAG ACTACCGCTGCCAGAGGACTGGCGAGGGCTCAGGGATACCGACCTGTCCACCCGAAGCAGGATTGCAGGCTGCGTGTTTGTACACGCCACAGGTTTCATTGGGGGAAACATCAGCAAGGAGGGGGCTCTGCAGATGGCTCGCAACACCCTGACTCAGGCAGGCAAGGTGGAGGGGCTCTGA